AACGTGGTGGTAATGCGGGGTGTCAATGATGACGAAGTCCTCGACTTTGCCTTGCGGAGCAAAGAGGGCTGGCATGTGCGCTTCATTGAGCTGATGCCGCTGGTGAACAGAGGGACAAAGCCCCCGGAGTTTGTGTCAGCTACGGAAATGTGGCGGCGTCTGGCTCCTTTGGGAGGTCTTGAGGCTTGCCCGCCGCCGGTAGGCAACGGGCCGGCCAAGTATTATCGGTTGCCTGGTGCAGCAGGCACCGTCGGCTTCATCACCCCCGTGAGTGAACATTTCTGCTTCAAATGCAATAGACTTCGTCTTACCGCCGATGGCAAGCTTCTTCCCTGTCTCTTGTCGGAACGGGAAGTAGACTTGAGGCCAGCTTTAAGGGCAGGAGCTTCCGAGGAAGAAATAGAGTGTCTCGTCCGGGAAGCCATAATGTCTAAGCCAGAGGGTCATAAGATAGCACGGGGACAGGTGCCCCAGAACAGATTGATGAATCAGGTAGGAGGATGAGTCAGGCAAATGGAGGATCGGGTGCATATGGTTGATATTGGTCAGAAGCCTGATACCGAGCGGGAGGCTGTGGCCAAAGGCTGGATCAAAATGCAGCGGGCGACCCTAGATTTGCTTCGCCAGGGAGGCTTGCCCAAGGGAGACGTGCTGGCTGCAGCTCAGGTGGCAGGCATTATGGCGGCAAAGAAGACGCCGGAGCTCCTACCCCTATGCCATCCGTTACTGCTGACCGATGTTAAGGTGGAGTTTCGCTTGGATGAGCCAGGGGGTGACGGTGTCGAAATCACGGCCAGGGTGAAGAGCCAGGGGAAAACGGGGGTGGAAATGGAAGCGCTCACTGCTGTAGCCGTAAGCGCCCTGACCATATACGACATGTGCAAGGGCGTAGATCCCCGTATGGAGATCGGGGGCCTGCACCTAGTCAGGAAAAGCGGCGGCAAGAGCGGCGAGGTTGTGTTCGAATAGTGGCTATGGCGCACCACTTAACATAATACCAAAGGATGTAATCAGACACATCTACAGCGGTGCAAGGTTTGCTCTTTCCCACTCCTATAAATTATCGCTGCATGTAGGCTGATAAATCTCCCGATGCGCGCACAGGGCTGCTATCGTGCTATCAGACCACCATCCACGGGCAGCGCATGTCCGGTAACAAACGAGGCGGCATCTGAGCACAGCCATACTACTGCTTGGGCGACTTCCTCTGGTTGGCCCATTCGTGCCATGGGCTGCATGTCTATAACATAGCTCTTGAGCTCAGGATGGGCGTCTATCAGTCTCCTTACCATCGGCGTGTCAATAGCGGCCGGGCAAACGGCATTCACGCGTATGCCTAGCGTG
This DNA window, taken from Chloroflexota bacterium, encodes the following:
- the moaA gene encoding GTP 3',8-cyclase MoaA, which produces MSDSFQRPVNYLRISVTDRCNLRCSYCMPKEGIPLVPHTDILTYEEIGLVVRAAVRLGIDKIRISGGEPLVRYELVYLAHMLAQIEGVNDLSMTTNGTLLSHHAASLKAAGLGRVNVSLDSLRRERFHQITGYDRLFDVLEGIAEARRVELEPVKINVVVMRGVNDDEVLDFALRSKEGWHVRFIELMPLVNRGTKPPEFVSATEMWRRLAPLGGLEACPPPVGNGPAKYYRLPGAAGTVGFITPVSEHFCFKCNRLRLTADGKLLPCLLSEREVDLRPALRAGASEEEIECLVREAIMSKPEGHKIARGQVPQNRLMNQVGG
- the moaC gene encoding cyclic pyranopterin monophosphate synthase MoaC, with translation MEDRVHMVDIGQKPDTEREAVAKGWIKMQRATLDLLRQGGLPKGDVLAAAQVAGIMAAKKTPELLPLCHPLLLTDVKVEFRLDEPGGDGVEITARVKSQGKTGVEMEALTAVAVSALTIYDMCKGVDPRMEIGGLHLVRKSGGKSGEVVFE